In one window of Hymenobacter nivis DNA:
- the infA gene encoding translation initiation factor IF-1 has translation MAKQASIEQDGTILEALSNAMFRVELENGHQLIAHISGKMRMHYIKILPGDKVKLEMSPYDLSKGRIKYRYK, from the coding sequence ATGGCCAAACAAGCCTCTATTGAGCAGGACGGTACCATCCTCGAAGCCCTTTCCAACGCTATGTTTCGCGTGGAGTTGGAAAACGGTCATCAACTAATTGCCCACATTTCCGGTAAGATGCGGATGCACTATATTAAAATTCTGCCGGGGGATAAAGTGAAGCTGGAAATGTCACCTTACGACTTGTCGAAGGGCAGAATTAAATACCGTTACAAATAA
- the map gene encoding type I methionyl aminopeptidase yields MANGSIQYKTEEEIDLIRVSAHILAQAHGEVAALIKEGVTTRQLDQRAEEFIRDNGGVPSFKGYNKFPFSLCLSPNAVVVHGFATDEPLKSGDILSVDCGVFMNGYHADSAYTYPIGEVSPEVLVLLKETKASLFKGIEKAISGNRVGDISYAIQNHVGPLGFGVVRELVGHGVGANLHEKPEVPNYGKRGSGPLLQSGLVLAIEPMVNLGKKDVVQEADGWTIRTKDRKPSAHFEHTVVVRKDKAEILTSFEYIEKVLQ; encoded by the coding sequence ATGGCAAACGGCAGCATACAATATAAAACAGAGGAGGAGATTGACCTTATCCGGGTTAGTGCTCACATATTAGCTCAAGCCCATGGTGAGGTGGCCGCTCTAATAAAAGAAGGTGTTACTACGAGGCAACTTGACCAACGCGCCGAGGAGTTCATTCGGGACAATGGTGGAGTGCCTTCCTTTAAGGGTTATAACAAGTTTCCTTTTAGTTTGTGTCTTTCACCTAATGCGGTGGTAGTTCACGGATTCGCAACAGATGAACCGTTAAAGAGCGGCGACATACTATCTGTTGATTGCGGTGTTTTCATGAATGGATACCATGCTGATAGTGCATATACTTATCCGATAGGGGAAGTAAGCCCCGAGGTATTAGTTCTGCTTAAGGAAACTAAAGCAAGCTTGTTTAAAGGAATTGAGAAAGCAATTAGTGGCAATCGTGTTGGTGATATTAGTTACGCAATTCAGAATCATGTAGGTCCCTTGGGCTTCGGCGTGGTTCGGGAGTTGGTCGGTCATGGTGTGGGAGCCAACTTACATGAGAAACCTGAAGTACCAAACTATGGCAAGCGAGGATCTGGTCCTTTGCTTCAATCAGGCTTGGTATTAGCCATTGAACCAATGGTGAACTTGGGCAAAAAAGATGTGGTACAGGAAGCGGACGGCTGGACCATCCGTACTAAAGACCGCAAACCTTCAGCGCACTTTGAGCACACTGTTGTTGTTAGAAAAGATAAGGCGGAGATTCTCACGTCTTTTGAATACATCGAAAAAGTATTGCAGTAG
- the secY gene encoding preprotein translocase subunit SecY yields MNKFITAIKNIFAIEDLRTRILNTLFFIAIYRLGSYVVLPGVDPTRLKTGAEGLFGILDTLLGGAFSHASIFALGIMPYISASIVLQLLTIAVPYFQKLQKEGESGRKKINQYTRILTIPIVLAQSVGFIATINAEAITNPGTFFTISTMLIITAGTLFCMWLGEKITDKGIGNGISMIIMIGIVSRLPGAMIGEAAAKGVNKSLIFLLELVVLFLVVMAVIVLTQAVRRIAVQYAKQVGGTTQLDAQRQFIPLKVNAAGVMPIIFAQSLMFVPAIAASVWQNKSDFASYIGVKFSDYTSWQYNLTFGVLIVVFTYFYTAISVNPNQIADDLKRSGGFVPGVKPGRDTSEFIDEILTRITLPGAIALAAIAIFPAIALLLGVTRPFSAFYGGTSLIIMVGVVLDTVNQVQSYLLMQHYDGMMKSGRVRGRSQNVAIAS; encoded by the coding sequence ATGAATAAATTTATCACCGCGATAAAAAATATCTTTGCGATTGAGGACTTGCGTACGCGAATCCTCAATACGCTTTTTTTCATTGCCATTTATCGTCTGGGCTCTTACGTTGTTCTCCCAGGCGTTGATCCAACCCGACTAAAAACGGGCGCCGAAGGTCTATTTGGTATTTTAGATACGTTGCTTGGCGGTGCATTCAGCCACGCTTCTATTTTTGCTTTGGGCATCATGCCCTACATATCAGCTAGTATTGTACTGCAATTGTTAACGATCGCAGTACCGTACTTTCAGAAATTGCAAAAAGAAGGTGAGTCAGGCCGTAAGAAGATAAATCAGTATACTCGCATCCTAACGATACCGATTGTTCTTGCACAGTCTGTAGGCTTCATTGCCACTATTAATGCCGAGGCAATCACTAATCCGGGTACTTTCTTCACAATCTCAACTATGCTTATCATCACAGCCGGAACGCTGTTTTGTATGTGGTTGGGTGAGAAGATCACCGATAAGGGTATTGGCAACGGTATTTCCATGATTATTATGATCGGCATTGTATCCCGCCTACCTGGTGCGATGATTGGGGAAGCTGCTGCCAAAGGCGTAAACAAATCGTTGATTTTTTTGCTAGAATTGGTTGTGCTGTTTTTGGTTGTGATGGCCGTTATCGTGTTGACTCAAGCTGTTCGGCGCATTGCTGTGCAATATGCCAAGCAGGTTGGGGGCACAACACAGCTTGACGCCCAACGTCAGTTTATTCCGTTGAAGGTGAATGCTGCTGGCGTGATGCCCATTATTTTCGCCCAATCGCTGATGTTCGTACCAGCAATTGCTGCTTCAGTCTGGCAAAATAAGAGTGATTTTGCTAGCTACATCGGAGTAAAATTCTCAGACTACACCTCTTGGCAATACAACCTGACATTTGGGGTTCTGATTGTTGTGTTTACATATTTTTACACTGCAATCAGTGTCAATCCCAATCAGATTGCTGATGACTTAAAACGAAGCGGTGGTTTTGTGCCTGGTGTTAAACCAGGACGAGATACTTCGGAATTCATCGATGAAATACTGACTCGAATCACTTTGCCCGGTGCTATTGCTTTGGCAGCCATTGCAATTTTTCCGGCTATTGCATTGCTATTAGGTGTTACACGACCTTTCTCAGCTTTCTACGGCGGCACTTCTCTTATCATCATGGTAGGCGTCGTATTGGACACAGTGAACCAAGTGCAGAGTTACTTGCTGATGCAACATTACGATGGCATGATGAAATCTGGCCGGGTACGCGGAAGGTCGCAAAACGTGGCTATAGCCTCGTAA
- the rplO gene encoding 50S ribosomal protein L15, whose translation MNLSNLKPAVGSTKNQKRIGRGEGSTRGGTSTRGHKGAKSRSGYKRKSGFEGGQMPLQRRVPKFGFTNINRVEYKAINLDVLASLVEGTQTATMDAAYFVANGLVSKNAKIKVLGRGEITTALEIHAHAFSKSAVEAIEKAGGKAVTL comes from the coding sequence ATGAATCTTAGCAATCTAAAACCTGCCGTTGGCTCTACAAAGAACCAAAAGCGGATCGGTCGTGGCGAAGGCTCGACCCGTGGTGGTACGTCGACCCGAGGTCACAAAGGTGCCAAGTCGCGTTCGGGCTACAAGCGTAAGTCTGGCTTTGAAGGTGGTCAGATGCCACTTCAGCGCCGCGTGCCTAAGTTTGGTTTCACCAACATCAACCGTGTTGAATACAAAGCTATCAACTTGGACGTACTTGCCTCTCTGGTTGAGGGCACGCAAACCGCTACTATGGATGCAGCCTACTTTGTAGCAAACGGACTGGTGTCAAAAAACGCTAAAATCAAGGTTTTGGGTCGTGGTGAAATTACTACTGCCCTTGAAATTCATGCTCACGCTTTTTCAAAGTCGGCTGTTGAAGCTATTGAGAAAGCGGGCGGCAAGGCGGTAACGCTCTAA
- the rpmD gene encoding 50S ribosomal protein L30 — translation MAQIQVKLVRSVIDRPERQKRTVKSLGLGKMNSIAQHESNPAILGMVKSVQHLVQVTDL, via the coding sequence ATGGCACAAATTCAAGTAAAGCTCGTGCGTAGCGTCATTGACCGCCCCGAGCGCCAGAAGCGCACCGTCAAATCGTTGGGCTTAGGCAAAATGAACAGTATTGCTCAACACGAATCTAATCCAGCTATTTTAGGCATGGTTAAAAGTGTGCAGCATCTGGTGCAAGTAACCGACCTGTAG
- the rpsE gene encoding 30S ribosomal protein S5: MGPDSDFKEKVVAINRVAKVVKGGRRFSFSAIVVVGDGNGTVGYGLGKANEVTDAIAKGIDDAKKNLVKVPMYKHTVPHVMQGKYSGGFVLVQPAAAGTGVIAGGAMRAVFESAGIKDVLAKSKGSSNPHNVVKATFDALAKMRDPLQIAQARGISLSRVFNG, from the coding sequence ATGGGCCCGGACTCCGACTTCAAAGAAAAAGTCGTTGCCATCAACCGCGTTGCGAAGGTGGTGAAGGGTGGTCGTCGCTTTAGTTTTTCTGCTATTGTGGTAGTGGGTGATGGTAATGGTACTGTAGGTTACGGTCTTGGTAAAGCCAACGAAGTAACTGATGCTATTGCTAAAGGCATCGATGACGCTAAGAAGAACTTAGTAAAAGTACCAATGTACAAGCATACTGTACCTCATGTGATGCAAGGCAAGTACAGCGGTGGCTTTGTACTGGTGCAGCCTGCTGCAGCTGGTACTGGCGTAATTGCTGGCGGTGCCATGCGCGCCGTATTTGAAAGTGCAGGTATTAAAGATGTTTTGGCTAAGTCGAAGGGTTCGTCGAACCCCCACAACGTAGTTAAGGCTACCTTTGACGCATTAGCTAAGATGCGTGACCCGTTGCAAATTGCACAGGCACGTGGTATCTCTTTGTCCCGTGTATTTAACGGTTAA
- the rplR gene encoding 50S ribosomal protein L18: MAFDKATRRKRIQRIIRTKVAGTSERPRLSVFRSNTGIYAQIIDDTAGRTLASASSKQVTAEGGNGVALAAAVGRQLAVVAQEKGISKVVFDRSGYLYHGRVKSLAEGAREGGLNF, from the coding sequence ATGGCTTTTGATAAAGCAACCCGCAGAAAGCGAATCCAGCGCATCATCCGCACGAAGGTGGCTGGCACGTCCGAGCGGCCGCGGTTGTCGGTGTTTCGTAGTAATACAGGCATCTACGCTCAAATTATTGACGATACGGCTGGCCGTACCCTTGCTTCGGCATCGTCGAAACAAGTAACTGCCGAAGGTGGTAACGGTGTAGCACTAGCGGCCGCTGTTGGTCGGCAGCTAGCAGTAGTGGCGCAAGAGAAAGGTATCTCGAAAGTGGTATTCGACCGTTCAGGTTATTTGTATCACGGCCGCGTAAAATCATTAGCAGAAGGAGCCCGCGAAGGCGGCCTCAATTTCTAA
- the rplF gene encoding 50S ribosomal protein L6, with amino-acid sequence MSRIGKLPITVPTGVDISVDKDNAVTVKGPRGSLTTQVDRDIAVAVEDGTLTVTRPTEQKRHKAMHGLYRSLINNMVVGVSNGFTKQLELVGVGYKATLAGTTLELALGYSHNVYIALPKEVTATAVTEKGKNPIVTLTSIDNQLLGQVAAKIRSLRKVEPYKGKGVRFVGEIIRRKAGKTASK; translated from the coding sequence ATGTCACGTATTGGTAAACTGCCGATTACTGTTCCCACTGGGGTCGATATTTCGGTTGACAAAGACAACGCGGTGACGGTAAAGGGCCCCAGGGGCTCGCTGACCACGCAAGTGGACCGCGATATTGCCGTTGCTGTTGAAGACGGTACCCTCACCGTAACCCGTCCTACTGAGCAGAAGCGCCACAAAGCTATGCACGGCCTGTATCGCTCGCTTATCAACAACATGGTGGTTGGAGTGAGTAATGGCTTCACCAAGCAGTTGGAGCTTGTAGGTGTAGGTTACAAGGCTACGTTAGCTGGGACTACCCTCGAGTTGGCTCTTGGTTATTCTCATAACGTGTACATCGCATTGCCAAAAGAAGTAACCGCTACGGCTGTTACAGAAAAGGGTAAAAATCCGATTGTCACGCTAACGAGTATTGATAACCAACTGCTGGGCCAAGTGGCCGCCAAGATTCGTTCGCTGCGTAAAGTTGAGCCTTATAAAGGCAAAGGTGTACGCTTTGTGGGTGAGATTATCCGTCGCAAAGCTGGTAAAACAGCCTCTAAATAA
- the rpsH gene encoding 30S ribosomal protein S8: protein MNTDPIADYLTRVRNAIKANHRVVEIPASNIKKEITKVLYHKGYIQSYRFDDAAVQGTIKIALKYNPTTKVPAITKLQRVSTPGLRQYVAADNLPRVLSGLGIAIISTSKGVMTEKEAKTENVGGEVLCFVY from the coding sequence ATGAACACTGATCCCATCGCCGACTATCTGACCCGGGTGCGCAACGCCATCAAGGCGAACCACCGGGTAGTAGAAATCCCGGCCAGCAATATCAAAAAGGAAATCACGAAGGTGCTCTACCACAAAGGGTATATTCAGAGCTACCGGTTTGATGATGCAGCAGTACAGGGCACGATTAAAATCGCGCTCAAGTACAACCCCACTACTAAGGTCCCGGCCATCACCAAGCTTCAGCGCGTTTCGACGCCTGGTTTGCGTCAATACGTCGCGGCTGATAACCTTCCGCGTGTACTCAGCGGTTTGGGTATTGCCATTATCTCAACCTCTAAAGGTGTGATGACGGAGAAGGAGGCTAAAACCGAGAACGTAGGTGGTGAAGTACTGTGCTTCGTGTACTAA
- a CDS encoding integrase core domain-containing protein, with protein sequence MLGIEVDFSLPAVRVVALLTTLVGCHGPPARIRVDNGPELISQVLQTWCQDQHIELHWIQPASPTQNAYIERFNGSFRRELLNAYLFTSLRQVREQCQSWQYDYNHLRPHEALNFLTPIEFRQAA encoded by the coding sequence GTGCTCGGTATCGAGGTTGATTTCTCGCTGCCCGCTGTGCGCGTAGTGGCCCTGCTCACGACGCTGGTTGGCTGCCACGGCCCACCCGCCCGGATTCGAGTAGACAATGGGCCCGAACTCATCAGCCAGGTTTTGCAGACCTGGTGCCAGGACCAGCACATCGAGCTGCACTGGATTCAGCCTGCCAGTCCAACCCAAAACGCCTATATTGAACGCTTTAACGGCTCGTTTCGCCGCGAGCTGCTCAACGCCTACCTCTTCACCAGCCTGCGGCAGGTGCGCGAACAGTGCCAGAGCTGGCAGTATGATTATAATCACCTGCGGCCCCATGAGGCCCTTAACTTCTTAACCCCCATCGAGTTTCGTCAAGCTGCCTGA
- a CDS encoding integrase core domain-containing protein, whose product MGWHLAAQMPTELVLLALEQALILRQPAPGLLIHADRGSQYTSQACRARIDQAGAVPSFSRPGNPYDNAQAEAGWSTLKTELLPGNAPFASLEEARLEIAWYLDVYFNLERRHSALGYRSPHQFE is encoded by the coding sequence GTGGGCTGGCACCTGGCCGCGCAGATGCCCACCGAACTCGTGCTGCTGGCGCTGGAACAGGCCTTGATCCTGCGCCAGCCCGCGCCGGGACTCCTCATCCATGCCGACCGCGGCAGCCAATACACCAGCCAAGCCTGCCGCGCCCGTATCGACCAAGCTGGCGCGGTGCCCAGCTTTAGCCGGCCGGGCAACCCCTATGATAACGCCCAGGCCGAAGCCGGCTGGAGCACCCTGAAAACCGAACTCTTGCCTGGCAATGCCCCTTTCGCCTCCCTCGAAGAAGCCCGCTTAGAAATCGCCTGGTACCTTGATGTCTACTTTAACCTCGAACGCCGCCACTCCGCTCTCGGCTACCGCTCGCCCCACCAATTTGAATAG